A window of Blautia argi genomic DNA:
AGGCGGCGATACAGGAGATGTGAAAGCAGCCATGGAGGAAGGGCTGGCAAAGGGAGGCGCTTATGTGGTGGATTCCCTCAGGATTTCCAATGTGCATGAGCAGCTTATTCCCGCGCTTACGGGAACAGTGACAGTAGAAAATCCAGGAGCCGTGGGTGTTCTGGAATTTTACTCTGTGGCTTCAGCGATTCTGGCAGCAGATGAAGCAGCAAAAGCAGCGAATATTACGCTGATAGAGGTGCGTATCGGATACGCAATCGGAGGAAAAGGTTTTGTGACTTTGACAGGAGATGTGGGAGCTGTGAGGGCAGCCGTAGCAGCAGCGAAACAGGATAAAGACCTGTATGTGGAAAGCACGGTAATTCCGCGTCCGTCCCCTCAGGTGTTCCAGTCCTTGCTGTAAACACACCTTAAAAGACGACAAAAAGGCTGCCGCCTTTTGGAGGCAGCAGGAGGAGGCAAGTATGTTTCAGGAATTAATTAACAATATTACAAATGTCGAGGTTTTTACACAAAGTATTAAAGATTGGGTTTCTAATTTGTCTATTAACTCAGTAATTATTTTAGTTATGATGATTTTCATGATTGTAGGCGCAGTAGACAAAATGCGCGGCAACAAACATGGATACGGTGAACAGTTTGAAGAAGGCTTTAATGCCATGGGTCCTCTGGCAATGGCAATGGCAGGCGTTGTAGCGGCAGCGCCGGTGCTGGCGATTTTATTGAAGCCCATTATTGTGCCAATTTATGAGCTCCTGGGTGCAGATGCTTCTATGTTTGCAACAACACTTTTGGCCTGTGACATGGGTGGATATCCTTTGGCTATGGAGTTGGCAGAAACAGAAACACTGGGAAATTTCTCAGGCCTGATTTTGGGAACTATGATGGGTCCTACTCTGGTATTTACCATTCCGGTAGCGCTCTCCATTATTAAAAAGAAAGACAGACCATACCTTGGAGCAGGTATTCTTGCAGGTATGATTACCATTCCGATCGGTTGTATCGTAGGTGGTCTGGTTATGAACATGACACAGTACAAGATTAATATTCTGACAATCCTGGTAAACCTGATTCCGGTTATTATCATTGCAGGTCTGATTGTTCTTGGTCTGTGGTTTGCACCGGCGAAGATGATCAGCGGATTTAATAAATTCGGTACAGGGGTAACGGTTGTCATTACTGCTCTTACCGCCATCGCTGTTTTTGAGTATCAGACAAAGATTAAATTCCCGTTGTTCAACATTATGGTAGAGCCAAATGCAGATGGTGTGATTCCTCTGGAATCCGGACTTTTAACCTGTGGACAGATTTCTATCGTGTTAATCGGCGCCTTTCCTATGGTACTGTGGATTACCCGTACCTTTGGCAAAGCATTAAATGCGCTGGGTAAGAAATTCGGTATGGACGAAAATGGTTCTGCAGGTCTGGTAGCAACCCTGGCAAACAACATTGCCATGTTTAACATTATGGACAAGATGAATCCAAAAGGAAAACTGTTAAACGTTGCATTTGCAGTAAGTGCAGCCTTTGTATTCGGTGACCACCTTGGATTTACCGCTGGTGTAAACTCTGAAATGATTTTCC
This region includes:
- a CDS encoding BMC domain-containing protein, encoding MGKAIGMVELSSIARGIETSDFMVKAAQVDLIRSSTVCPGKYIIIVGGDTGDVKAAMEEGLAKGGAYVVDSLRISNVHEQLIPALTGTVTVENPGAVGVLEFYSVASAILAADEAAKAANITLIEVRIGYAIGGKGFVTLTGDVGAVRAAVAAAKQDKDLYVESTVIPRPSPQVFQSLL
- a CDS encoding ethanolamine utilization protein EutH; its protein translation is MFQELINNITNVEVFTQSIKDWVSNLSINSVIILVMMIFMIVGAVDKMRGNKHGYGEQFEEGFNAMGPLAMAMAGVVAAAPVLAILLKPIIVPIYELLGADASMFATTLLACDMGGYPLAMELAETETLGNFSGLILGTMMGPTLVFTIPVALSIIKKKDRPYLGAGILAGMITIPIGCIVGGLVMNMTQYKINILTILVNLIPVIIIAGLIVLGLWFAPAKMISGFNKFGTGVTVVITALTAIAVFEYQTKIKFPLFNIMVEPNADGVIPLESGLLTCGQISIVLIGAFPMVLWITRTFGKALNALGKKFGMDENGSAGLVATLANNIAMFNIMDKMNPKGKLLNVAFAVSAAFVFGDHLGFTAGVNSEMIFPVIVGKLVAGITALILANILSPKLLSKVQSTQTESEE